A section of the Carya illinoinensis cultivar Pawnee chromosome 12, C.illinoinensisPawnee_v1, whole genome shotgun sequence genome encodes:
- the LOC122289671 gene encoding pentatricopeptide repeat-containing protein At4g21065-like codes for MISSAYFGGVHLLPHPTNTHLRPPRSLTPDLLHSFNTPFELKQVHAHLVKTNTSLSTLPLSRLCSVCALTPSFAYAQRILDRLGKPDITFWNSCLKAFAESDSPSGAILLFYQLRQFDVFPDTFTCSFVLKACAQLSDILNGRIVHGYMEKLGLRSNLFLQNMIVHLYALCGALDDALLMFEKMLQRDVVTWNILINQLVKRGDIEGAFDFFSRMPVRSVRSWTSMIAGYVHCGKPKEAIHLFMKMEEEGLKPNEVTVVAILAACADLGALDLGRRVHDYSNRSGFRKNIHISNTLIDMYVKCGCLEDARKLFDGMEERTIVSWSAMIAGLAMHGQAGEALRLFSNMIQIGMKPNDVTFVGILHACSHMGMIDMGREFFASMTKDYGIIPNIEHYGCMVDLFSRAGLLQEAYEFIMKMPIKSNGVVWGALLGGCRVHKNIEMAEEAIRHLSELDPLNDGYYVVLSNIYAESQRWEDAAKVRKLMREHGVKKTPGWSSISVDGVLHEFVAGDESHPQAEEIFQMWGKLLQKIKLKGYVPKTSVVLLEIDENEKEKFLYRHSEKLALAFGLMKTPSRMPIRILKNLRVCEDCHAAFKLISEIVDREIVVRDRNRFHCFKNGSCTCRDYW; via the coding sequence ATGATTTCCTCCGCATACTTCGGAGGAGTCCATCTTCTTCCTCACCCTACAAACACTCACTTACGCCCTCCACGGAGCCTCACACCTGACCTTCTCCACAGCTTCAACACCCCTTTTGAGCTCAAACAGGTCCATGCCCACCTCGTCAAAACCAACACTTCCCTCtcaactctccctctctctcggcTCTGCTCCGTTTGCGCTCTCACCCCTAGTTTCGCTTACGCCCAACGAATCCTTGACCGCCTCGGAAAGCCCGACATCACATTCTGGAACTCGTGCTTGAAAGCCTTTGCAGAAAGCGACTCTCCAAGTGGTGCAATCTTGCTTTTCTATCAATTGCGTCAGTTCGATGTTTTTCCCGACACTTTCACTTGTTCTTTTGTTCTTAAGGCGTGCGCCCAGTTATCGGATATTTTAAATGGCAGAATTGTTCACGGTTATATGGAGAAGCTTGGGTTGCGGTCCAATCTGTTTTTGCAAAACATGATTGTTCACTTATATGCTTTGTGCGGGGCACTAGACGATGCTCTGCTAATGTTTGAGAAAATGTTACAACGAGATGTCGTGACGTGGAATATATTGATAAATCAATTGGTGAAGAGGGGAGATATTGAGGGGGCTTTTGATTTCTTTTCGCGGATGCCCGTGAGAAGTGTAAGGTCATGGACGTCTATGATTGCTGGCTATGTCCACTGCGGGAAGCCCAAGGAGGCTATTCACTTATTTATGAAGATGGAAGAGGAAGGTCTGAAGCCAAATGAGGTGACAGTGGTGGCTATTCTTGCAGCTTGTGCTGATTTGGGTGCCTTGGATTTGGGCAGAAGGGTTCATGATTACTCAAACAGAAGTGGGTTTAGGAAGAATATTCATATTTCTAACACTTTGATCGATATGTATGTCAAATGCGGATGCTTGGAGGATGCTCGTAAATTATTTGATGGGATGGAAGAACGGACAATTGTGTCATGGTCGGCAATGATTGCAGGGCTTGCAATGCATGGGCAAGCTGGGGAAGCTTTGAGACTCTTTTCTAATATGATTCAGATAGGCATGAAGCCGAATGATGTGACCTTCGTTGGAATATTGCATGCTTGTAGCCACATGGGAATGATAGACATGGGGCGCGAATTTTTTGCCAGCATGACTAAAGACTATGGGATAATTCCCAATATTGAGCATTATGGTTGTATGGTTGATCTATTTAGTCGGGCAGGCCTTCTTCAAGAGGCGTACGAGTTTATCATGAAAATGCCTATAAAATCCAATGGGGTTGTGTGGGGAGCTTTGCTTGGTGGATGCAGAGTCCACAAAAACATTGAAATGGCTGAAGAAGCAATCCGACACCTTTCTGAACTGGATCCACTTAATGATGGATACTATGTGGTTTTATCAAACATTTATGCGGAATCACAACGCTGGGAGGATGCAGCAAAAGTGAGAAAGTTGATGAGAGAGCATGGAGTGAAGAAAACCCCTGGGTGGAGTTCAATCTCGGTAGATGGCGTGCTTCATGAGTTTGTTGCTGGGGACGAATCCCATCCTCAAGCTGAGGAGATATTCCAGATGTGGGGCAAActacttcaaaaaataaagctaAAAGGATATGTACCAAAGACGTCAGTTGTACTGCTGGAGATAGATGAGAATGAGAAGGAGAAATTTCTCTATCGGCATAGCGAGAAATTAGCACTGGCTTTTGGGTTGATGAAAACACCATCCAGAATGCCGATTAGGATACTGAAAAATCTTCGTGTCTGTGAAGACTGTCACGCTGCTTTCAAACTAATCTCAGAGATTGTTGATCGAGAAATAGTTGTGCGAGACAGAAATCGGTTCCATTGTTTCAAAAACGGTTCTTGTACATGCAGGGATTACTGGTAG